A single region of the Pan troglodytes isolate AG18354 chromosome 18, NHGRI_mPanTro3-v2.0_pri, whole genome shotgun sequence genome encodes:
- the LOC134808712 gene encoding uncharacterized protein LOC134808712: protein MWDFNSASPLSLAVSGTQAPACTPPRWRSRPLSSVLSSALLTGKFLLAQTLVLGPAWWGKRKGQCGEVAEGSGPGWSAERQAAVRSREPRAHPRSPTGPAGVGETLGTAASSRGREAGRAGREGGAANARVRRSPRRRAARREHGARNWRARLAGGTVSSRRTRPGPGGYGAVVAAGAQADPRAHRRKELKEAGAPVAAGVGAVKEDGHGDSSVVRVVGAGHRRELLHVWLLGARACGPLACLTVVGGGGDRDCSMTRVAFLALPTQLLRARRRRRHLEPATPRLASLWVGGSDRDCSAPERSRVYEEPNDVTVCDLAVVEQI from the exons ATGTGGGACTTCAACTCAGCTTCTCCGTTGAGTCTGGCTGTCTCCGGGACGCAGGCACCTGCTTGCACACCTCCACGGTGGCGATCCCGCCCCCTTAGTAGCGTCCTTAGCTCGGCACTTCTTACAGGGAAGTTCCTCTTGGCCCAGACCCTCGTCCTAGGCCCCGCGTGGTGGGGGAAGCGAAAGGGGCAGTGTGGGGAAGTGGCCGAAGGGTCGGGTCCGGGGTGGTCTGCAGAGAGGCAGGCGGCGGTGCGGAGCCGGGAACCACGCGCTCACCCGCGGAGTCCGACGGGCCCGGCGGGGGTGGGCGAGACACTGGGAACAGCGGCCAGCTCCAGAGGGCGCGAGGCGGGGCGCGCGGGGAGGGAGGGGGGCGCGGCGAACGCGCGCGTGCGCA GGTCGCCTCGGCGGCGAGCAGCACGGCGGGAACATGGCGCGCGGAACTGGCGCGCGCGCCTAGCTGGCGGGACCGTTAGCTCGAGGCGGACGCGGCCCGGACCCGGTGGATATGGAGCAGTCGTCGCTGCCGGCGCCCAAGCCGACCCAAGGGCCCACCGCCGCAAGGAGCTGAAGGAGGCGGGAGCCCCAGTCGCCGCGGGCGTCGGCGCCG TCAAAGAAGATGGCCATGGAGACAGCAGTGTGGTCAGAGTGGTAGGAGCTGGCCATCGGCGAGAGCTGCTCCATGTCTGGCTGCTGGGTGCTAGAGCCTGTGGCCCACTGGCTTGCCTCACTGTGGTTGGTGGTGGCGGTGACAGAGACTGCAGCATGACCAGAGTG GCTTTTCTGGCTTTGCCCACCCAACTGCTCCgtgccaggaggaggaggagacacctAGAGCCTGCGACACCACGACTTGCCTCACTGTGGGTGGGTGGCAGCGACAGAGACTGCAGTGCACCAGAGCG